The genomic region CCAACAAATCAGTTGATTTGCCAGAAAATTCACTAAGCAACAGATCTAAATCCAGTGTATCAACAACTAGCTAAGTAACTACTGCCTGCTACATTTGATATGTCGATATGATGATGCACACCACAAACTTCTTCCTCGTTTCTTTCCTTGGGCCTCGTTTGGGAGGGGAGATTTTCCAGCACCAAGGGGGTTGGGAATTGGAGGGGATTTGGTGATCCCCTCCCCTCCACCCAATCCCCTCTAATCCCTCACCCACATAATTCCCTCGTTTGCTTAAACTTTTAGAACAGCAGCACAGCACAACTTAGGTACTAGCAGCGGCATACAACAGCAAGCTTGCAGACCAACAACACCACCATACAACATCAACAGTACTACAAGACTTCCATTGCAACATTGTGAAGTATCAAGCCAACTTCCAAGTGCAATAATTCATACTCAGTCGCTCATCTCTGAAGTATCAAGTCATGACAGATTATATTACACATTATTCTTACCAACAAAGGTAATGACGGGAAGAAAATAAGTTGTGCAATTCCATCGACATCCCGTTTAGTTGTTCTACAAGCACTGTGACACATGGCTCTCTTTGTGATTCTTCACATCTCTTCAAGCCATGCAACTCCTGAAAATAAGACGAAGGCAGATTCATCAACCTAGAAAGGACAGTGATGATAGCTGTAGATATAAAATTAGCATAATCATATTAATTATTTGCATTAATAATTTTGCATGATACACTGATCTATCATCTTGCACAACAAAAAAGAACTTGTAACATAACTACAATCCAAAGAATATACCCAACCCTCAGAAGTTCAACAAAGTAAAACATGACATGACATTAGATTTTACTCTGGTAGTAATCTGATTTCCTCATAAATAAATGCCACGTCAAAGCTAGGTACTTCTTTTGGTAATCATATCTTGCAAGAAAACATCATTCAGGGCACATGAAAACATGAAAGGtggtaaataaacagaaaaagaggaAAGGTTATGTCACAGCTGAATGCTATGCTAGAGAGAGTTCAGAGGTGGAGATGAGTTAACATGGTTCTTTCAGTTTCATGTACCATGTCTCAAGCACCACTATTCGACATTAGGGGTGATCAATGCAGTTTACTGAACAAGATGTTTAATACCAATCAGAGAATTAGACATTTAATATACGGAACAAGATGTTTAATACCGATCCGACATGTCAGACAAAAGCAGGGTAACCAGCAGAGATATGAAGAATCACGAACAGAGCCATTCAGCACATATAAAACAATCACAGGAACTAAAAATGCTTCAAAGTTCAGACTGAAAAATATGAACACTTCAAAGTAATATATCCTCCTATTATGTCTCAAACGTTGATAAGAGACAACTGTATTCCTAGTGAACGTAAACTAGAGGGTGCTGCTGGGTGTGGATTTTGGTGGAGTCAGTCCTCGAGTTCCATAGGAGCCTCATCAGTGGTGATGGGAAGGACTTGCACCGACGACCGTGGTGGTGATGGTTTTTACGGGGTCAACTCTGCATCGGCTACGAGATCTTCCGTTAGATCACGCTCCACGGCCTCCACGCCCCGCACAACGCCGCAGATGGCCTGGATGCTGCAGCCTGTGAAAAGGCTCCTCGTACGTGTAGGCCTTTGCGGCCGGGGCAGCATCCAACCGAGTTATCTTCTCATGTGTTGAGAGTTTACATCTCCTTGTAAGCCCAGTGCTTCTCGCACCCACTTGCTTATGCTCATATCAAGTGATTAATCTACTGACGTGCTTCTTCATATTTCATCTATATACGAAGACTATTCACTTTTAATCTCAGTTTGGACAAACTGATACAGGAAGGTGATTTTAGTTCTTGATCTTATTTCATCTCTATCCATTGAGTAATGGATCAGCTGGAAATAATAGTGCCTAATTGCCAAAAAAATTCATCTATATCCATTGAGTAATGAATCGGCTGAAAAAAATGGTGCCTAATTGCCAAAGCTGCACTGAATTCTGAAAATTTGTATGAAAGAAATCATTTCACGCACTGAATTCTGAAAATTCTAAATGtttaaagggcaacctggtgcatgtagctcccgcttgcgcagggtccagggaagggtccgaccactttgggtctatagtacgcagcctttccctacatttctgtaagaggctgtttccaggacttgaacccatgacctcatggtcacaaggcagcagctttaccactgaaAATTCTAAATGTTTAACAGAGAAAAAGTTTTAACTGTATGCAGCATAAAAATTGAGCATTCAATTTCATACAATGTTTTCATGGCGTAACGCATTTTATGGCGACTGACCCCCTTCATAACATTATAACGCTTATGGCGTATGGCGTGGCGACATCATAGACACAACCTTATGGCGAATGATAGCAAATTAAATCACAACTTCATAATCTTGCTGTAATATGTTGTACCAAATGAGTTGCCCAAGTGAGTTGTACATGACTGAACACTACATATAGCAGCAGCGCAACAGGCAGTACATGTACATATATTCAGAAATTAGCACAGAGAGGACAGATACAGAAGAAACAGAGAACTAGCATGGGGAGGAAGAGCAAGGAGAAGGAGAGGGCGAGGGGGGAGCCGGGGAAATACCATGATGGTCACCTGATGCACATAGGAGATGAGCAGCTGTGCTCGATTGGAGCAAAGGCGCTTCCCTGCAGCTGGATCTGGAGGGGAAAGGGGCTGGCGGAAGGAGGGCGACAGGGGGTGGCGGGAGGAGGGAAGAGGAGGCTGGCGGAAGGAGGGCGACAGGGGAAAGGGGCCGCAGGGGTGGAGGGGAGGTGGTGCGGAGGCTGGAGGCGGAGCTGGAGCTGGCTGCCGTTGGCCGTTCGCCGgagaggacgaggtcgaggactCCAGGTACAATCTCAATCTGCCATggcctccttctctctctctctctccctctggagaGCTCTTTCCTTCCCGCCGCTGCCTGATGCTTCCCGCGCGCGCGCCAATTTCTCCTGCCGCTGGCTGCTATTCCCACGCGCACGAGCTCACCGAGTCGAAGGCGTCCGATTTCTGGTATGGCAATGAAAACGCGTCATGTGGACGACCTACGGACGCCACGGGCCTATGGCGGACGCCACAGGCCAAACCTATCGCGGGACGCCATGGGCCTATGGCGGACGCCACAGGCCAAACCTATCGCGGGCCTGGACGGCCCAGGCTACGACCGCGCCACACCGCTATATCGTCGATATAGCGACGATATACGGACGCCATGAAAAcattgatttcatatatgcaaaatgTTGGGATATCAATTCTACTTTGTTTTACTTAAACATGGAGAAACCAATACCTTAAGTGTGCAACCGGTGGTTTGGTGTTTCGCTAAATGTTTTTCTGAAGGTCTTTGGTAACCCAGCTACAGGTTAAAAATGGAGATGTAAATTCTCAACACATGAGCAGATAATTCTGTTGAATTTGCTGAGCAAGTAATCTAGACAACTTATTTTGGTATAAAGCAGGTGACTGAATCCATGACGCCATTGTTCAAACCTCATAAGGTGGCCAAGTACTGAATGTGAATTGTAATGTAAGTTTCACCAAATTCCTGTCCTGTGACCTTCCAAATATGCAAGAAAGTTTGCCGTTTCTAAAAAGAGGTATATTTGGTTGTCTATCCTGCGAAATAATCGGTGATACCAGGTACCAGCCTAAGTGAGCAACTAAGAGGAGTTTTTTTTCCGCGATAAACTAAGAGGAGTTGATTGATGCGATGGTCCTGAAATTTCTTGAACAAGTAAGATAGTTGGTGCTCCATTAAGTGGCCTATGTACACAGACTACTCCGTCAAAAAGCTTATTGTTAATGCATATAGAAGTTGAATGGACTTACCAGAGACAGCGTGTCAATCTGATAGCTTCAGAATGGTATCTGCATTGCCTATGCAGAGAGAGTAAACAACCTCAGGaccaagaataagaaaatgcaCATTTTCAATTGAATACTCATGGACAAAATGGATGTTCAGTATTCGTAGATTTTGAATTCCTTGTTTAGACAAGTTAGAGATACCTATGAGTCGAAGCAAAGAAGGCTGCCTGTAGTACCAAgctggaagaggaagaggaagaggcctATCTTGTTCCTTCAGTTTTTCTTGCCAGGTCCATGGCTCCTCCTTCATCAGCTTCTTAGCCTCCTCTTCATCATATTCAGCAGGGTCCAACGATGTCAATGACATCTGCTTCATCGTTTCCATCAACATTATGTGAAGATCCAGACTCACGGTATGGATGTGCCGCTGGAAATCAGAGCTGATAATGTCAGGAGGGATGGTAGGATTTCCAAAACAGTCAGCAAGACACACAGAGGCAACTACGGTCTTGTGCTGTGGGTTGATGGCAAGTAAATATCGCGCACATGTCGGGATGAACAACCAGTTGCTCTGGTTTTCACGCCATTCACCAAGTGCAAAATAAACAATCTCATGATCATTTGGACTGAGGAGGGGGTACATTGGAGTTAAATTCCTTGGCAGATCGCCAAATCCATTGAATTCCCACAGAGCCTCGAGGCTGATCTTGTACTCCAGCTTCCACTCAAGCCCTTTTTGGCACAGCCACCACACGGTTACGGCGCGGTCCTTGAGATCGATGGGCTCAAGGAAGCCATCGATGGAGACAAACCTGACATTGTAGAACGGGGGGAATTTACGCCACCAAGTTTGGAGGGTGGTGCCCATGGTGCGGTAGGCTTTTGGCTGTGCCACTCGGCTGTTGCTACGTCGATGATCCTTGGACTTTTCAACCAACTCTTGGGGCAGGGGAAAGAAGCCAAACTTGAGAATGTATTCTTTATTGTGGAGCCCTGTAGTGAAGAGGCCGGGGTTGCAGAAGGTGACGCCCCTCAGAAGATCCGCCCAGCAGCTCATGCCACTGGCTGAAAAGGTGCAGTCAACTTGCAACGAGCTCTTGCCGATGAGTGATTCAACACCAACTGCCTTGATCTTGGACCACGGTGGCACGGACGAGGAGCTGGGTTGCCAAACCAAGAGTGCATCCCCCTCTCCATCCAGCTTCCCCAATAGGGCCAGCGTGTAGTCACCATAATTGGGGCGCACAATGAGAAGGCGAACCGTGAGACCCGTGAATAGCCATGAGGGGTCTTCCGGCGCAGGGGCCATGTGCAGTGATCCGTTGTCGGCGTCATAAACCAGATATACAATGCGGCTAAAGTCATGCAGAAATGTGGTCGTGAGGACGATGATGCCTTGATCAACGGCTTCGACCTTGGTCAATGGGCTGCCGCCTCGGAGGCCGAGAAAAGATAGGCCTGGCGGTCCGCTGGCGAGATGCAGACCAAGGTGTAAGCTCTGAACTACCTCAGTGGCATAGCCCTGCATCTCAGGAGTGAACCCCACCGCCGTCTTCTCCACGCACCTGAGTATCTTGAATGGCTGCAGGCCGATCAGATCATTCTCATCATCGTCGTCAAAGTCCGTGCGGACGCGGCGGTCCAGCAGGCAGTCGGGCGGCAAGAGAGAGCCACCCAACATGGCTCTTTGCGGCAGATCCATGGAAGCTGCGGCGGGTGAGAGGGGGGAGCGgggcggtgcggtgcggtgcggcgtCGGGTggagtgggtgggtggggggggggggcggcgcggcgcggcggcgggtggagaggcggcggggtgcggcggagGCTAGGGTTTCCTCAGCAAGAAGGCCGATGGGGAATAAAGATGAGATGTGTGGGCGGCGCGAATTGTGCCACGCATCCCGCAGATGGAGATGGGCACCGGCTCTTTCGGTCTCGTGAACCGCACGGGAACTCatggccttttttcctttttttttgagagagagattCTAGGGCCTCTTTGGCTTTATTTCAATTTCAATTTTGTGTTAAAAAAGCTTTATTTCCAttttacaaaaagaaaaaggaCGCAACCTCCACAATGGCACAAGGATAACACAgactacttatatatatatatatatatatatattaaaaagaacaaaaacatAGCACATGAAGATGAATTCTCCAATCTTTGTCCAAACACCTCGAAGATATATGAATCCTCGCAGCTTAGGGCAACTCCAACATCGTGACCCATTTGGTCCGCCGCGTTGTTTGAGTCTGTCCGGACAAAAACACGGCCCAACGCGATGACGCAAACGGGCGAGTGTCAGTATTTTCTTTTGCTGCGGCCCATTTCTGGCCCAAGCCGGGTTTGTATGGACGCAAACACAGCACGAACGCCCGCGACGCCCTCCCTTGTCCTCCCCTTGGCACATCCGTCGGTGTCACATCGGACATTCTCCCTCTATCCACACTCGACACCTCCGCCCATGCCGCCCTCGACGTCCACCCACTTTCGGCCGCTTGGACGCTACCCAGGCCTCCATCTACGTCCGCCCACTTCCCCACCTCCACGGCGCATCTGAGACCCACTCTTGGCGGCATCTGTTGCCTCTGCTTATCGTCGTCGTAGCACAAGAAGGGACGGTCTGCCACAGCCGCCAGGACCGCCCTTGCCTCCACTTCGACAGACTTGCTACCTGTATGGGAAGGGACGGGGCTCTTCACCGGCTGCTACTCCACCACACCCGCAAGGTTCGGCGTTTTGCCCACAAGGTACCATGGGTAGCGGGGATGAGTTCTTTTTCAATAACTTCATATGTTCATGAGACGATGAGGATCTTGTGGTTTAGACTATGGTCATCAATGACCATACTGCTATGCAGTGGCCGAGGTTTAGGGGGTCGATCCCGGGCCATGCTCCGGCGTTGAATTGCAACAGAGagagtgactgagggagtcctggattagggggtgttcgggtagccggactataccttcagccggactcctggactatgaagatacaagattgaagactttgtcccgtgtccgaatgggactttccttggcgtggaaggcaagcttggcgatgcggatattcaagatctcctaccattgtaaccgactttatgtaaccctaaccctatccggtgtctatataaaccggagggttgtagtccgtaggtaataaactccatatacaacaatcataccgtaggctagcttctagggtttagcctccttgatctcgtggtagatctactcttgcactacccatatcatcaatattaatcaagcaggacgtagggttttacctccatcaagagggcccgaacctgggtaaaacatcgtgttccctgcctcctgttaccatccagcctggacgcacagttcgggaccccctacccgagatccgccggttttgacaccgacattggtgctttcattgagagtttctctgtgtcgtcgcttttaggcccgatggctccttcgatcatcaacaacgatgcagtccagggtgagacttttctccccggacagatcttcgtcttcggcggcttcgcactgcgggccaattcgcttggccaccttgagcagatcgaaagctatgctcctggccatcaggttaggtttggaagcctaaactacacggctgacatccgcggggacttggtcttcgacggattcgagccacagccaagcgcgccgcactgtctcgatgggcatgatatagctctgccgccaaacagcgttgtggaggccgcacacgcaccggttcTGACCATTGATTTGGAGCCTACTATGCCGATCGAGGATCactggttggacgctgcctcaggggctgcgatctcagaggcgatcgagccgaactccagccccgcactccgcatggtcCGTGACTCCgaagagccggattcctctccggactccgaacctcccgcgcccctgccaatcgaatccgattgggcgccgataatggagttcacagccgcagacatctttcagcattcgccttttggcgacatcctgaattctcttaagtctctctctttatcaggagagccctggccggattacggtcagcgagggtgggatacggatgatgaggaaattcaaaccccacccaccacccactttgtagccactgtcgacaatctaaccgacatgcttgacttcagctccgaagacatcgatggcatggacgacgatgtaggagacgaacaggaaccagcacctgtagggcgctggaaggccacctcgtcatatgacatatatatggtggatactccaaaagatggagatggcgatggaacagtgggggatgacgcccccaagaaatagccaaagcgccggcgccagcggcgccgctctaaatcccgccaaagaaaaaatggtgattccggcacgggagataatactaccccggatagcgccgaagaacacccacctcagcaagattcggcacaggaagatggagaagccagccctcatgagagagcggcagaccgagaggtcgaggatgataactatacacctccctccgaagacgaggcaagcctcgatgacgacgaattcgtcataccatcagaccccgccgaacaagagcgttttaaacgcaggattttagccacggcaagcagcctcaagaaaaagcagcaacaacttaaagctgcccaagatttgctagctgacagatggactgaagtccttgcagccgaagagtatgaacttgaacgcccctccaagagttacccgaagcgcaggccgctaccccgatcagaggaggaagcacctacatcaccagcgcatgacatggcagaccggccacctcgcggccgcgacagagaggcctctcggccctccacccaagccatgccccgacgccgctcaactaaggcacgggaaaatgtgcccgacctgcgagacatactggaggataaggcaagacaaacaagaccgatctacggatcgcgcaggcgccctacggcatgtgacaatgatcttcactccggatacaacaaatccggccgggccgaacacaacagacatagctcttccaagatgcgtcatgatatagcccagtatagaggcgccgcacacccgctatgcttcacgaatgaagtaatggatcataaaatcccagagggtttcaaacccgtaaacatcgaatcatacgatggcacaacagaccggCGGTATGGaccgaggattatctccttcacatccacatggcatgcggcgatgatctacacgccatcaaatacctcccgctcaaacttaaaggaccggcccggcattggcttaacagcttgccagcagactcaatcggttcttgggaggacctggaagccgcattcctcgcaacttccagggcacttacgtgcgaccaccggatgccgacgacttaagccacataattcagcagccagaggaatcggccagacaattctggacacggttcctaacaaagaaaaaccagatagtcgactgtccggacgtggaggccctagcagccttcaagcataacatccgcgacgagtggcttgcccggcacctgggacatgaaaaactgaaatccatggcagccctcacgacactaatgacccgcttttgcgcgggagaagacagctggctagctcgcagtaacaacttatcaaagaaccctggtaattcggataccagggacaaaagcggcaggacacgtcggaataagcaaaaacaccgcgttaacagcgacagcaatgaagacacggcaatcaatgccggattcaaaggctataaattcggtcagcggaaaaagccattcaaaaagaatactcagggaccgtccagtttggaccgaatactcgatcgcctgtgccagatacatggcactcccgaaaggccagccaatcacactaacagggattgttgggtgttcaagcaggcaggcaagttaagagccgaaaacagagacaaggggctgcacagcgacgacaaGGAGCCCAAgccaccgaacaacaatggacagaagggctttcccccacaagtgcggacggtgaacatgatatacgcaacccacattcccaagcgggagcggaagcatgcactacgggacgtatacgcgatggagccagttgccccaaagttcaacccatggtcctcctgcccgatcacttttgatcgaagggaccatcccactagcatccgtcatggcggcttcgccacgttggttctcgacccaatcatcgacggatttcatctcacaagagtcctcatggacggcggcagtagcctgaacctgctttatcaggatacagtgcggaaaatgggcatagatccctcaaggattaagtccacaagaacgacctttaaaggcgttataccaggtgtagaagccaactgtacaggctcagtaacacttgacgtggtcttcggatccccggacaatttccgaagcgaagagttaatcttcgatatagtcctgtttcgcagtggctatcacgccctgatcggacgaaccgcattcacaaagttcaatgcggtgccgcactacgcatatctcaagctcaagatgccaggccctcgaggagtaattacggtcaacggaaacaccgaacgctccctccgtacggaggagcatacggcggctctcgtagcagaggtacaaagtagccttctcaggaaattctccagtccggccattaaaaagccagacactgacaagcgcgcccggagtaacccacagcaggaccgcccggcacactctgagcaagcgtagcaatgcggccccaaccccagttttcgcgacatagcgaaaccagtacctcgcgtacataactacgcccttgaaataccataggcacaggggaaggggcacaataacggcatgcccaaaacacggcttaaaacgtactaggggctgcggGAATCTTTtgttaattttttcttactttcatgACTCCATACTTCgaacgacctgttcggcaa from Triticum aestivum cultivar Chinese Spring chromosome 4A, IWGSC CS RefSeq v2.1, whole genome shotgun sequence harbors:
- the LOC123087784 gene encoding uncharacterized protein; the protein is MDLPQRAMLGGSLLPPDCLLDRRVRTDFDDDDENDLIGLQPFKILRCVEKTAVGFTPEMQGYATEVVQSLHLGLHLASGPPGLSFLGLRGGSPLTKVEAVDQGIIVLTTTFLHDFSRIVYLVYDADNGSLHMAPAPEDPSWLFTGLTVRLLIVRPNYGDYTLALLGKLDGEGDALLVWQPSSSSVPPWSKIKAVGVESLIGKSSLQVDCTFSASGMSCWADLLRGVTFCNPGLFTTGLHNKEYILKFGFFPLPQELVEKSKDHRRSNSRVAQPKAYRTMGTTLQTWWRKFPPFYNVRFVSIDGFLEPIDLKDRAVTVWWLCQKGLEWKLEYKISLEALWEFNGFGDLPRNLTPMYPLLSPNDHEIVYFALGEWRENQSNWLFIPTCARYLLAINPQHKTVVASVCLADCFGNPTIPPDIISSDFQRHIHTVSLDLHIMLMETMKQMSLTSLDPAEYDEEEAKKLMKEEPWTWQEKLKEQDRPLPLPLPAWYYRQPSLLRLIGNADTILKLSD